The genomic stretch AATCCTTAATTAGCTGCAGACTTTCCTTTTGGTCGTCAGCAATTGCAAGTGTGCAGGAGGGCGCCGAAACCAATAAGATGAAGAGGTTCTTAATTTTTATCTTGCGCATATGATGTTGTTCGTCCTTTCACAATGGATCGGGGACAGACCACATTTCCGGTCAGTGTATATGACAAGCATGTTCTTTCCTGAGGACTTTGTCATGCCGCGCCGTGCGCATCTGAGTCTCACTGGCATTCTCCGAAACAAAGGATCTGGACTTCCCAGACTATTAATGAAGTTCGACTAGCGCTCCAAGGGATCTTGCTTTCATCGAACCCTTAAACCCGTTTTATGCCGCCTAGAACCGGCGGCGCGGGCTGTCCTGGCGCGCATCGATCTCGGTCTCGACGGCGTTACCGAGATAGACTGGCTCGTCAACGTCGAGAAGAAAACGCCTCGCGATGCGGCGCTCACGTGGATGCAGGCGAACGAAAGCCGCGTCGGCGGCTGGGTGAGGACTTGAAACAGTTCCAGAGCTTCGGAACATCGGAATGATCGCCAAAACTTATTTCGCGAAGTGCGTCGACTTGCCATTATGCAATTATGCAGGCCTGAACATCCCGCTGGAAATTGCAAGCGGATTGTTCAACGCACCTCGTAATCGCGCTGATGCTTGAGCATCGACCAGATCACCCGCACCAGTTGTCGTCCGAGCGCACGAACGGCCTGGTTGTGTGTCTTGCCCTGCGCACGCTTCCTATCGTAGTAAGCACGCGAGATTGCTACCTGCTCCATATGACGCGCCACCGCGATCATCATCGCCGCCTTGGCCCGGGTGTTGACCTGTCGCGGGCGCCTGGTGCCGGTATGTGTGCCCGAACTGTGATCAAGCGTTGCCATGCCCAGGTAGAGCGCGAGCGACGCTTCGGTGGCAAAGCGCTCGATGGTACCGATCTCGCCGGCCAGTTCACCGCCGCAGATTGGACCGAAGCCCGGAATCGTGCGCAGCCGCCGCGCCGTCTCGCAGCTCTCGGTGAGCGGCTCGATGAGTTGATCGAGCGCGGCAATCTCGCCCTTGAGTGCGAGCACGCGCCGCGCATCGGCCACGATCATCGGACCCGCCCACTCGGCCTCGTGCGAGAAGAGCGCTTCGCGCTGCCAAGCCTCGATCTTCGCGCAATAAGCGCGCCCCACGCCTTCGAGCGCGAGCAGCGAAGTCGGGCGCAGGCCGGCCGAGTCTACGCATGTCCTCGCGGGCGCTGAGCAGGCTCAGGAACCACAGATTGTCGGCTTGCGCCGTGATCGCCAACAACCCCGGACACACCGCCTGCAAGTCCGACTGCATGCGGTTCAGTACCCGGACTTTCTCGTTGACCAACTGCCGGCGCCGGCGGGTGAGCCGCTTCAGACGCTCGGTCTCTTGGGTAACGGCCACTATTTCCTGCAGCACCCCGCGCGCCACCGCGAGGTCGCCGCGCAGCCGAAACAGCTCCAGAATGCGCCGTGCGTCGATCGCGTCGGTCTTGGCCGGTGCCGGGAAGATCTCCTTGTAGCGCGCGAGCTTCAGGTTGTTGACGTTGTAGAGCTTCCAGCCGTGCTCGAGCACCTGCCGATCGAGCGGGCGCGCCCAGCCATTGAATCCCTCCATCGCCACGGCCACCGGTGCGCTGCGTCTTCCGCGCAGGCGTTCGATACGGATGAAGAAGCCCGCAAAACCCGCCGCAGTGTGCTCCAGGTCAAACTCCTCGAGGAGCCGACCGCAGCCATCGCCCACCGCCACGCGGTGCGTGCGCGCGCCCACATCCACTGCGACCTGAAGTTCGTTGGCTTTCATGCGTGTGCCTCCTCGTATAAACGCGACCAAACCATCCGCACGTCTCGTCTACTTACAGAGCCACATCGATTGAGGGCACCATCCCGGCAGACGTCACGGATGATGCAAGAAGACGGGGGCGGCATTTCAGAGCCGAGTGGTCAGCCAGGCCGCCACGGACCCCATGAGCCACACCCCCGTCGGAGACTTATCCTACGCCTCCGACAGGACACCGTCAGCCGCATGATTTCGATGGTAGACCCACTTCCCACACTTCCACGTCAAGGCAAGCACTGCAAGGCGTGCAGCGCCTGCTAAAGCAAAGCGCGCGCGGTAGGGCCGGCGAATGGACTGGGTTGCTGTCTATTCCTTCGCAGCATCCGTGAGGTTCGCGAAGTTCCACAAGTGCGTCATGCGATGGGTTTGCCAGTCGAAGTTGTTGCCGGCCATATAGGGGCTAGCTCAAGGTGACCCCGTTGCCCTCCCACGGGCACGATGCAACGCCGGCCATGCGCCCATGACTCTTTAAAACTGGGCAGCTTGTCGACCGTCTCTGACCGGGCGTTGTAAGTTTTCCGACCGTAGGCCAGTTCCGTCGCGAAGCGCGGCAACAACCCAAACATGCCATCGTTGATAACCTCGTTGCCTGATCCATCTTCGAGCAGGCGAACGAACGGTGCGAATCCAAGCGGCCAGGTTTCCTCCGGGATCGGCTCATGTCGTTCGCGCTCAACGCCAAAGAACGTTAGCAGCCTATCCCGGCGGGTAACGGGGCGATAGTTTGAACACATGCCCTTCAAAATACTGCGGCGGGTAACTTCTTATAGCGCGGGACAG from Betaproteobacteria bacterium encodes the following:
- a CDS encoding SOS response-associated peptidase family protein; protein product: MCSNYRPVTRRDRLLTFFGVERERHEPIPEETWPLGFAPFVRLLEDGSGNEVINDGMFGLLPRFATELAYGRKTYNARSETVDKLPSFKESWAHGRRCIVPVGGQRGHLELAPIWPATTSTGKPIA